Proteins found in one Mixophyes fleayi isolate aMixFle1 chromosome 8, aMixFle1.hap1, whole genome shotgun sequence genomic segment:
- the NDC1 gene encoding nucleoporin NDC1 isoform X1: protein MNVIGERQVLKWRVAASFAWSVILLPLSCVAFITLSRFHIFHPIQCLTDSLNVVVSSSTFFCLLLLCGLQGVQCAFNVEFFSGPRFCDVHTMTPVLPSTVVPSIPGSRLSLIGQILLPQHVLHSLVHALMGVLVFWCCAVLSGAQNQSLAAHCISEHGGKEGNIQSMCLNERYLFLLLTGAFLGYSYSLLYFVRNMNYLTFPNVQQFKYLQFRRFLPILLKHSCVHSLYLVRNVTAIYFFLGYIPRTWVQAVLYLRMDHHLPALDTLRGLLDLSLFYQIWLSSTFLLTTWHIVWILFQIYATESRVFPVQTSFAEDAERCLPNVLSCSSPFLKYLAFQDLMLLSQYSPSRRQEVFSLSQPGGHPHNWHAISKECLNILNNLTSRLIAYQEAAASNGRVRFPSSSLEMRKSSSGSGTSLTDETVDQSQKITAASQTPKSSLLKASASLKGSWDSGSPFASPAVGHISALQDQNSPWHGSVQSPHLLRRGAKLWTCGLDVQRNGSEVSSVSSVSPSLGSSGVEQRVLYSWFQNKQEQVKHFLSKRILIMYLFSKHPEASSQELFSDSQIHIWALEGLSHLVAASFSEDRMGVVQTSLSAILATFLTLQEAVEKHFKLPHASSKPARTTSSLVDSSYKTLRFALRSTLKTAIYRITTTFREHLHAVPVSSEHRKKLQQFLDFKE from the exons ATGAACGTGATCGGGGAGAGACAG GTGTTAAAATGGAGAGTGGCAGCCAGTTTTGCCTGGTCTGTTATTTTATTGCCTCTGAGCTGTGTAGCATTCATCACCCTTAGCAGATTCCACATCTTTCATCCCATACAGTGCCTCACAG ACTCCCTAAATGTTGTTGTCAGCAGTTCCACATTCTTTTGTCTACTTCTTCTGTGTGGGCTGCAAGGCGTTCAGTGTGCCTTCAATGTGGAGTTCTTCTCAG GGCCCAGGTTTTGTGATGTGCACACAATGACTCCCGTCCTCCCGTCCACAGTGGTACCTTCCATCCCTGGCTCTCGGCTCTCCCTGATTGGACAGATACTACTCCCACAGCATGTGCTCCACTCACTTGTTCATGCCCTCATGGGGGTGTTGGTTTTCTGGTGCTGCGCTGTTCTAAGTGGGGCTCAGAACCAGAGTCTGGCAGCTCATTGCATTTCTGAACACGG TGGTAAAGAAGGGAACATTCAGTCGATGTGTCTGAACGAGCGTTACCTCTTTCTGCTGCTGACTGGAGCGTTTTTAGGTTACAGCTACAGCCTGCTGTACTTTGTGCGCAACATGAACTATCTGACTTTTCCAAATGTGCAG CAATTCAAGTATCTGCAGTTCCGAAGGTTTCTGCCCATTCTCCTGAAACACAGTTGTGTCCATTCGTTGTACTTGGTTCGGAACGTCACGGCTATCTATTTCTTCCTCG GTTATATTCCACGGACATGGGTTCAAGCAGTCCTGTACCTCCGCATGGATCA CCATTTGCCAGCACTGGATACTCTGCGGGGACTCTTGGATTTGTCGCTCTTCTACCAGATTTGGTTGTCCAGCACGTTTCTTCTAACCACCTGGCACATAGTGTGGATATTATTCCAGATCTACGCGACCGAG TCCAGAGTGTTTCCTGTGCAGACCTCCTTTGCCGAGGATGCAGAAAGATGTCTCCCAAACGTGTTAAGTTGCAGCTCTCCTTTTTTAAAG TATTTGGCCTTCCAAGACCTCATGCTGCTCTCTCAGTATTCACCATCTCGCAGACAAGAAGTGTTCAGCCTCAGCCAACCAG GAGGTCACCCCCACAACTGGCATGCGATCTCCAAGGAGTGCCTGAACATCTTAAACAATCTGACATCCAGGCTAATCGCGTACCAGGAAGCTGCTGCAAGTAATGGACGTGTGAGGTTCCCGTCGTCCTCTCTAGAGATGAGGAAATCCTCTAGCGGCTCAG GTACATCCTTAACTGACGAGACTGTTGACCAGTCACAAAAAATTACTGCAGCTTCTCAAACACCCAAATCATCTTTACTGAAGGCCTCCGCTTCTCTCAAAGGATCATGGGACTCTGGTAGTCCTTTTGCTAGCCCTGCAGTTGGTCACATCTCTGCTCTCCAAGACCAGAATTCACCATGGCATGGATCTGTCCAGAGCCCCCACCTTCTCAGGCGAGGTGCGAAGCTGTGGACGTGTGGTCTAG ATGTCCAGAGGAATGGCTCAGAAGTATCTTCTGTCTCCAGTGTGAGCCCTAGCCTTGGCAGTAGCGGTGTAGAGCAGAGAGTCCTTTATTCATGGTTCCAGAAcaaacaggaacag GTAAAACACTTCTTGTCAAAGAGAATCCTGATCATGTATCTGTTCAGCAAG CACCCAGAAGCTTCTAGTCAGGAACTGTTTTCTGATTCCCAGATTCATATCTGGGCTCTGGAAG GTTTGTCCCATCTAGTAGCGGCCTCATTCTCAGAAGACCGGATGGGGGTGGTACAGACCTCTCTCTCCGCCATACTTGCTACGTTTCTGACTCTACAGGAG GCCGTAGAGAAGCATTTCAAACTTCCTCACGCATCCAGCAAACCAGCCAGAACTACATCTAGTTTAGTAGATTCTTCCTACAAGACACTGAGGTTTGCTTTACGATCTACTCTGAAGACTGCAATCTATAGGATAACCACAACTTTCAGGGAACATTTACA TGCTGTTCCTGTGTCTTCAGAGCACCGGAAAAAACTGCAGCAATTCCTTGATTTCAAAGAATGA
- the NDC1 gene encoding nucleoporin NDC1 isoform X2: MNVIGERQVLKWRVAASFAWSVILLPLSCVAFITLSRFHIFHPIQCLTDSLNVVVSSSTFFCLLLLCGLQGVQCAFNVEFFSVVPSIPGSRLSLIGQILLPQHVLHSLVHALMGVLVFWCCAVLSGAQNQSLAAHCISEHGGKEGNIQSMCLNERYLFLLLTGAFLGYSYSLLYFVRNMNYLTFPNVQQFKYLQFRRFLPILLKHSCVHSLYLVRNVTAIYFFLGYIPRTWVQAVLYLRMDHHLPALDTLRGLLDLSLFYQIWLSSTFLLTTWHIVWILFQIYATESRVFPVQTSFAEDAERCLPNVLSCSSPFLKYLAFQDLMLLSQYSPSRRQEVFSLSQPGGHPHNWHAISKECLNILNNLTSRLIAYQEAAASNGRVRFPSSSLEMRKSSSGSGTSLTDETVDQSQKITAASQTPKSSLLKASASLKGSWDSGSPFASPAVGHISALQDQNSPWHGSVQSPHLLRRGAKLWTCGLDVQRNGSEVSSVSSVSPSLGSSGVEQRVLYSWFQNKQEQVKHFLSKRILIMYLFSKHPEASSQELFSDSQIHIWALEGLSHLVAASFSEDRMGVVQTSLSAILATFLTLQEAVEKHFKLPHASSKPARTTSSLVDSSYKTLRFALRSTLKTAIYRITTTFREHLHAVPVSSEHRKKLQQFLDFKE; the protein is encoded by the exons ATGAACGTGATCGGGGAGAGACAG GTGTTAAAATGGAGAGTGGCAGCCAGTTTTGCCTGGTCTGTTATTTTATTGCCTCTGAGCTGTGTAGCATTCATCACCCTTAGCAGATTCCACATCTTTCATCCCATACAGTGCCTCACAG ACTCCCTAAATGTTGTTGTCAGCAGTTCCACATTCTTTTGTCTACTTCTTCTGTGTGGGCTGCAAGGCGTTCAGTGTGCCTTCAATGTGGAGTTCTTCTCAG TGGTACCTTCCATCCCTGGCTCTCGGCTCTCCCTGATTGGACAGATACTACTCCCACAGCATGTGCTCCACTCACTTGTTCATGCCCTCATGGGGGTGTTGGTTTTCTGGTGCTGCGCTGTTCTAAGTGGGGCTCAGAACCAGAGTCTGGCAGCTCATTGCATTTCTGAACACGG TGGTAAAGAAGGGAACATTCAGTCGATGTGTCTGAACGAGCGTTACCTCTTTCTGCTGCTGACTGGAGCGTTTTTAGGTTACAGCTACAGCCTGCTGTACTTTGTGCGCAACATGAACTATCTGACTTTTCCAAATGTGCAG CAATTCAAGTATCTGCAGTTCCGAAGGTTTCTGCCCATTCTCCTGAAACACAGTTGTGTCCATTCGTTGTACTTGGTTCGGAACGTCACGGCTATCTATTTCTTCCTCG GTTATATTCCACGGACATGGGTTCAAGCAGTCCTGTACCTCCGCATGGATCA CCATTTGCCAGCACTGGATACTCTGCGGGGACTCTTGGATTTGTCGCTCTTCTACCAGATTTGGTTGTCCAGCACGTTTCTTCTAACCACCTGGCACATAGTGTGGATATTATTCCAGATCTACGCGACCGAG TCCAGAGTGTTTCCTGTGCAGACCTCCTTTGCCGAGGATGCAGAAAGATGTCTCCCAAACGTGTTAAGTTGCAGCTCTCCTTTTTTAAAG TATTTGGCCTTCCAAGACCTCATGCTGCTCTCTCAGTATTCACCATCTCGCAGACAAGAAGTGTTCAGCCTCAGCCAACCAG GAGGTCACCCCCACAACTGGCATGCGATCTCCAAGGAGTGCCTGAACATCTTAAACAATCTGACATCCAGGCTAATCGCGTACCAGGAAGCTGCTGCAAGTAATGGACGTGTGAGGTTCCCGTCGTCCTCTCTAGAGATGAGGAAATCCTCTAGCGGCTCAG GTACATCCTTAACTGACGAGACTGTTGACCAGTCACAAAAAATTACTGCAGCTTCTCAAACACCCAAATCATCTTTACTGAAGGCCTCCGCTTCTCTCAAAGGATCATGGGACTCTGGTAGTCCTTTTGCTAGCCCTGCAGTTGGTCACATCTCTGCTCTCCAAGACCAGAATTCACCATGGCATGGATCTGTCCAGAGCCCCCACCTTCTCAGGCGAGGTGCGAAGCTGTGGACGTGTGGTCTAG ATGTCCAGAGGAATGGCTCAGAAGTATCTTCTGTCTCCAGTGTGAGCCCTAGCCTTGGCAGTAGCGGTGTAGAGCAGAGAGTCCTTTATTCATGGTTCCAGAAcaaacaggaacag GTAAAACACTTCTTGTCAAAGAGAATCCTGATCATGTATCTGTTCAGCAAG CACCCAGAAGCTTCTAGTCAGGAACTGTTTTCTGATTCCCAGATTCATATCTGGGCTCTGGAAG GTTTGTCCCATCTAGTAGCGGCCTCATTCTCAGAAGACCGGATGGGGGTGGTACAGACCTCTCTCTCCGCCATACTTGCTACGTTTCTGACTCTACAGGAG GCCGTAGAGAAGCATTTCAAACTTCCTCACGCATCCAGCAAACCAGCCAGAACTACATCTAGTTTAGTAGATTCTTCCTACAAGACACTGAGGTTTGCTTTACGATCTACTCTGAAGACTGCAATCTATAGGATAACCACAACTTTCAGGGAACATTTACA TGCTGTTCCTGTGTCTTCAGAGCACCGGAAAAAACTGCAGCAATTCCTTGATTTCAAAGAATGA